The DNA sequence CATCGCGAGCGCCAGGAGACGCAGCGCGGCGCCGAGCCGCCGGTTTCCGGGCATTCGCTGCTCGAGCAAGACCGGACTCGCGTGGGGGCCGGTCATCTGACTCAGGCGCTTCTCCGCGCGCCGCGTCGCGCGCCACTCGATCAGGAGCAGCACCGGCACCGCGACCAGCAGCCACAGCCATTCGGGTCGCTCGAACGTCATGGCCGCGCCCTCATGGCAGCCTCATCGCCCACGTGGATGCGCTGAGCGCGTGGAACGCCAGCGCGACCGCGGCCCAGCCCAGCAGCCATGGACCCAGGTCCTGGTAGTCGCGGTAGTCGACCGAGCGGATCGGCGCTCGCTCGAGACGGTCGATCTCGGCGTAGATCGCTTCCAGGGCTCGCGGATCGGTGGCGCGGTAGAAGCGGCCGCCCGTGCGCTCGGCGATCTGGCGCATCGTGGTCTCGTCGACCTCCATGCGCACCATCTCCACCCTTCGTCCCATCAAAGGATCGTCGACCGGCACCGGCACCACGCCCCCCCGTCCCGCGAGCACGGTGTACACCTTGATGCCGAACGCGCGTGCCAGCTCCGCGCCGGTGAGCGGATCGATCGCTCCGCGGTTGTTCTGTCCGTCGGTCAGCAGGATCACCACCTTGCTCGGCGTCCTGCTCTCTCTGAGCCGCGCCACCGCGGTGGCCAGCCCCATGCCGATCGCCGTCCCGTCCTCGACCAGGCCGAAGTCGAGGCCGTCGAGCAGCTCGAGCAGGACGTCGTGGTCGAGCGTCAGCGGGCAAACCGTGAACGACGTGCCCGCGAACGCCACCAGGCCCACGCGGTCGTGATCGCGCTGCTTCACGAACTCGCGCGCCGTCTGCTTGGCGACGAAGAGCCGGTTTCGCGGCCGGAAGTCCTCGGCGCGCATGCTGGGCGAGAGATCGATGGCCAGGACGATGTCGACGCCGCGGGTCTCGGTCTCGGTCTGTCGGATTCCCTGCTGGGGACGCGCCAACGCCACCAGCGCCGTGAGCAGGACGAGCCACGGAAGCAGCGCGATCGATCTCACCAGCAGCGCTCCGCGGCTCTGCGCCCACGCACCCGTGGTGCGCACCCACTCCAGGGCGGGACGCCGCGCCGCGGGCCGGCGCACGCGCCACACGAGCCACGGCACCGCGAGCAGAAGCAGCAAGAGCCATGGAGTGTCCCAGCGCATCAGGCAGCCTCCTCGCTGGCGTGGCCCGCGGCCCGCCGGACGTACGCTTCGACGGCGCTCTCGGCGCGGATGGCTTCATCGTGAGTGAACGGGTCGCGCGCGAACTTCACGCGGTCCCACACGCGAAGGAGGCCCGCCAGACGCTTCTGATCCTCGTCCGAGAGTCCCGCCTCGGCCAGATGACGGACCAGCTCGGGCGTGGTGTCGCCCGGGTGCGTGGTGGCGACCGTGGCCTCGAGGAATCGCCGCAGGATCTGTCCGAGACGGAACGAGTGCTCGGCAAAGCGCTCCTGCCGCGGCAGCTCGAGCTGGCGCAGCTCCGCGAGCGCGGCCATCGCTTCGGCAGCGGGGGACAGCGGAATGCGCGCCGGCGCCGCACCGTCCACCGGCTTCCTGCGGCGGCGAGCCCTGAGCCATAGCGCGATCAACGCGATCACCAATGCCACGGCCGCGACCCACAGCCAGGGCACGCGCTCCCACCACGGCGCCGCCAGCGGGCCGTGGAGAGGACGCAGCGTCGCGTTGCTGTCCGCCGCGGTGAGCACCGGGATGACCACGAGGCGCGTGGTGGGAGCGCGGGCGGTGACCTCTTGCCCTCCCGTCACTCCGGTCATCGGCGGATAGCGGAACCCGATCCCTGGAATCGAGACCACGCCGAGCTCGAACACCTGGAGCGGAATCTCGACCCACGAGGTGTCGGAGGTGCCCTCCTTGATCCGTCCTGTGCGGGCGCCAATCCCGAAGCGGGCCGCCTCGCGCTCCCGGCCTTTCTTGAATCCTTCGCGCGGCTCGCCCCAGGTGAACGCCGTCGCCGAGTCCGGAGCGAACCAGGTCACCTTTCCCCAGGGATTGACGCCGCCGATCACCTCGACGCGATAGGCCACCCGCTCGCCGAGCCGGGCCATGGGCGGACGCAGGATGACGCGAACCTGGGGAGCTTGCGCGTGCGCGACGGCGGCGGCGGTCAGCACGACGAACGCCAGCGCCAGGCCGAGCTTGATCCGTGCCGCGGGTCGCATCACTCCGCGCCTCGACGGCGACCGCGCCGCCCGAAGTAGCGCATCAGGACCGGAAGGTAGGAGCGGTCGGTGCGAATCTCGACCAGCGGGCAGCGGCTTCGGGCCAGCGCCTGCTCCACCTCCTGCCACTGCGCGCGCGCCTCCTGCTGATAGCGCTCGCGGCGCCGCCGGCTGCCCGTGTTCACCAGCCGCCGCTCGCCCGTTTCGAGGTCTTCCACTTCCACCCAGCCCACACCCGGAAGCACCTCGTCGCGCGGATCGCGGAGCACCAACGCGGTCAGCTCGTGGCGCCGGCCCATCACGCGCCAGTCGCGCGGGTCGATCCTGTCCTGGAAGTCGGAGACCCAGAACACCAGGCTGCGCCGGTGGGTGGTGCGGGTCACGAAGCGCGCGGCTTCACCGAGCCTGGTGCCCTGGCTCTTGGGGTTGACGGTGAGCACGTCACGGAGGATCCGCAGCACGTGGTGGCGTCCGCGCGCGGGCGGCACGACGTGCTCGACCTTTCCGGCCGCCAGCACGAGGCCCACGCGATCGTCGTTGCGGAGCGCGGCGAAGCCGAGGATCGCGCACAGCTCGGCGGCCAGCTCGCGCTTCTCGGCGCCCGCGGTGCCGAAGCGCATCGAGCGTGAGATGTCGACCACCAGGATGATCGTGAGCTCGCGCTGCTCGACGAAGCGCTTGACGAAGGGCTGGCCGTAGCGCGCGGTCACGTTCCAGTCGATGTCGCGGACTTCGTCGCCGGGAACGTACGGCCGCACTTCCTCGAATTCGATGCCGCGGCCCTTGAAGACGCTCTCGGTCTGGCCCGCGAGGAGATCCTCGACCAGGTGGCGGCTGCGGATCTCGATGCGGCGGACCTTGCGCAGCAGCTCCGTGGTCTGCATCAGGGCACGCGCACCCGCTCCAGGATGCGCCGGGCCACCTCCTCGCCATCAATGCCTTCGGCCTCGGCTTCGTACGAGACGTGGATCCGGTGGCGCAGCACATCGGGGGCGATGGCCTTGATGTCCTCGGGCAGCACGTACGCGCGGCCCTCGAGCACGGCGACCGCCTGGGCGCCTCGCACCAGGAACAACGTGGCGCGGGGTGAAGCGCCGAAGGACACCAGCCCCTCGATCGACAATCCGAAGTCCTTGGGGCGCCGGGTCGCGGTGACCAGGTCGAGCACGTACTCCTGGAGCTTGTCGTCGACGTAGACCGAGCCGAGCGAGGCGCGCGCTTCGAGCACGTCGGCCCTCGACGCCTGGGCGGTGAGCGGCGGCAGCTCGGCGAGCCCGGCACGGCGCAGGATCTCCTTTTCGTCGCTGCGTTCCGGGTAGCCGACCTTCACCTTGAGCATGAAGCGGTCACTCTGGGCCTCGGGGAGCGGATAGGTGCCCTCCTGCTCGATG is a window from the Candidatus Eisenbacteria bacterium genome containing:
- a CDS encoding DUF58 domain-containing protein — its product is MQTTELLRKVRRIEIRSRHLVEDLLAGQTESVFKGRGIEFEEVRPYVPGDEVRDIDWNVTARYGQPFVKRFVEQRELTIILVVDISRSMRFGTAGAEKRELAAELCAILGFAALRNDDRVGLVLAAGKVEHVVPPARGRHHVLRILRDVLTVNPKSQGTRLGEAARFVTRTTHRRSLVFWVSDFQDRIDPRDWRVMGRRHELTALVLRDPRDEVLPGVGWVEVEDLETGERRLVNTGSRRRRERYQQEARAQWQEVEQALARSRCPLVEIRTDRSYLPVLMRYFGRRGRRRGAE
- a CDS encoding VWA domain-containing protein, which gives rise to MRWDTPWLLLLLLAVPWLVWRVRRPAARRPALEWVRTTGAWAQSRGALLVRSIALLPWLVLLTALVALARPQQGIRQTETETRGVDIVLAIDLSPSMRAEDFRPRNRLFVAKQTAREFVKQRDHDRVGLVAFAGTSFTVCPLTLDHDVLLELLDGLDFGLVEDGTAIGMGLATAVARLRESRTPSKVVILLTDGQNNRGAIDPLTGAELARAFGIKVYTVLAGRGGVVPVPVDDPLMGRRVEMVRMEVDETTMRQIAERTGGRFYRATDPRALEAIYAEIDRLERAPIRSVDYRDYQDLGPWLLGWAAVALAFHALSASTWAMRLP
- a CDS encoding DUF4381 family protein, with translation MRPAARIKLGLALAFVVLTAAAVAHAQAPQVRVILRPPMARLGERVAYRVEVIGGVNPWGKVTWFAPDSATAFTWGEPREGFKKGREREAARFGIGARTGRIKEGTSDTSWVEIPLQVFELGVVSIPGIGFRYPPMTGVTGGQEVTARAPTTRLVVIPVLTAADSNATLRPLHGPLAAPWWERVPWLWVAAVALVIALIALWLRARRRRKPVDGAAPARIPLSPAAEAMAALAELRQLELPRQERFAEHSFRLGQILRRFLEATVATTHPGDTTPELVRHLAEAGLSDEDQKRLAGLLRVWDRVKFARDPFTHDEAIRAESAVEAYVRRAAGHASEEAA
- a CDS encoding MoxR family ATPase, whose product is MEPMSVETKEANRKIERAAEILTRVSAEVGRAVVGQRMMVDRLLIGLLTGGHVLLEGVPGLAKTLAIKSLSDALSLKFRRIQFTPDLLPADLTGTLIYNPRDGSFSPKRGPIFSNLVLADEINRAPAKVQSALLEAMQEKQVTIGDDTHPLEEPFLVMATQNPIEQEGTYPLPEAQSDRFMLKVKVGYPERSDEKEILRRAGLAELPPLTAQASRADVLEARASLGSVYVDDKLQEYVLDLVTATRRPKDFGLSIEGLVSFGASPRATLFLVRGAQAVAVLEGRAYVLPEDIKAIAPDVLRHRIHVSYEAEAEGIDGEEVARRILERVRVP